One window from the genome of Musa acuminata AAA Group cultivar baxijiao chromosome BXJ1-4, Cavendish_Baxijiao_AAA, whole genome shotgun sequence encodes:
- the LOC135640747 gene encoding VIN3-like protein 1 yields MAQSCLDKQRKQPSSSKCKMTVVSKATTKGCKNLDLKKLSLDHPDLTDNEPPRKQPRRSEHPVHLPSAEIFEDFRSANTWICKNSACKAVLSSEDTFCKRCSCCICHLFDDNKDPSLWLVCTSESGDRDCCGLSCHIECALQCQKAGVFSLGQFMLLDGSYCCASCGKVSGIIGCWKRQLAVAKDARRVDVLCYRIFLSYRLLDGTSRFKELHQTVEEAKAKLETEVGPVDGVSAKMARGIVSRLSIAADVQKLCFAAIEKADEWLRLRSTGHLEENHKDSLPAACRFHFEEISSSSLVIALKEASSTFDAIKGYKFWYCKTRDQPYKKEPVIFPRAQRRILITNLQPCTEYAFRIISFTEDGDFGHSESKCFTKSVEIINKHMENNGAEGCSSSDKQEGKTPVARSSGFKVRNLGKILRLAWAQEDGCYDGFYDDNVQEESCGGSGEVIAEVVEAAPATSRRLDLNVATVPDLNAEATPPTECSPEEENACSSEKNELARSNGSDDSQTCAATLVHEVPAVESRPECEEQPAEETCEGDSTLVSGSPRRFQHRLGQLDDNYEYCVKVIRWLECLGHIESDFRLKFLTWFSLRSTEQERRVVLTFIHTLIEEPSSLAGQLLDSFSEIVTCKRLRSGFCSKLWH; encoded by the exons atggcacaatCATGTCTCGATAAACAAAGAAAGCAACCTAGTTCATCAAAATGTAAAATGACAGTTGTTAGTAAAGCAACAACCAAAGGATGCAAAAACTTGGACTTGAAGAAGCTTTCTTTAGATCATCCAGATCTCACCGACAATGAGCCCCCTAGGAAGCAACCAAGGAGAAGTGAACATCCTGTTCATCTTCCTTCTGCTGAAATCTTTGAAGATTTCAGGTCTGCTAACACGTGGATCTGTAAGAACTCAGCCTGTAAGGCTGTCCTTTCCTCAGAGGATACATTCTGCAAAAGGTGCTCATGTTGCATCTGCCACCTCTTTGATGACAACAAGGATCCTAGTCTTTGGTTAGTCTGCACATCTGAATCTGGTGATAGGGACTGCTGTGGATTGTCTTGTCATATTGAGTGTGCACTCCAGTGCCAAAAGGCAGGAGTTTTCAGTCTTGGACAATTTATGCTGCTTGATGGGAGCTACTGTTGTGCTTCTTGTGGAAAGGTTTCCGGAATAATAGG ATGCTGGAAGAGGCAACTTGCAGTGGCAAAAGATGCTCGTCGGGTGGATGTCCTTTGTTATCGCATTTTTTTAAGCTATAGGCTTCTGGATGGCACTTCTCGCTTTAAAGAATTGCACCAGACCGTGGAGGAAGCGAAGGCAAAGTTAGAAACAGAAGTTGGTCCAGTGGATGGAGTATCAGCCAAGATGGCCCGTGGCATTGTGAGCAGGCTGTCCATTGCTGCCGATGTTCAGAAACTCTGCTTTGCTGCAATTGAGAAGGCAGATGAATGGTTAAGATTGAGGTCAACTGGTCATTTAGAGGAAAATCACAAAG ATTCACTTCCGGCTGCCTGTAGGTTTCATTTTGAAGAAATATCATCATCTTCTCTTGTAATTGCTTTGAAGGAGGCTTCTTCAACATTTGATGCCATCAAAGGTTATAAGTTCTGGTACTGCAAGACCAGAGATCAACCATATAAGAAAGAGCCTGTCATCTTCCCAAGAGCTCAGAGAAGGATTTTAATTACAAACCTCCAGCCATGTACAGAATATGCCTTCCGGATTATCTCATTCACAGAGGATGGGGATTTTGGTCACTCTGAGTCGAAGTGTTTTACTAAGAGCGTGGAGATCATCAACAAGCATATGGAGAATAATGGGGCAGAAGGGTGTTCCTCCAGTGACAAGCAAGAAGGGAAGACACCAGTTGCCAGATCCTCTGGATTTAAAGTTCGGAATCTAGGAAAGATATTGCGGTTAGCTTGGGCGCAGGAAGATGGGTGCTATGATGGGTTTTACGATGATAATGTTCAAGAGGAGTCATGTGGTGGGAGTGGTGAAGTGATAGCAGAGGTTGTCGAAGCAGCACCTGCCACTTCACGCCGGCTTGACTTGAATGTGGCCACAGTTCCTGATTTAAATGCTGAGGCAACTCCACCCACTGAATGCTCTCCTGAGGAGGAAAATGCATGCAGCTCTGAGAAGAATGAATTAGCCAGATCTAATGGAAGTGATGATTCCCAGACTTGTGCAGCAACATTGGTCCACGAAGTGCCTGCAGTGGAATCTCGACCTGAGTGTGAGGAACAACCAGCTGAGGAAACTTGTGAGGGAGATAGCACTTTGGTCAGTGGTTCACCTAGGCGATTCCAACATAGGTTGGGTCAGTTGGATGACAATTATGAGTACTGCGTGAAGGTGATAAGATGGCTGGAGTGTTTGGGGCACATTGAAAGTGATTTCCGCTTGAAGTTCTTAACATGGTTTAGCTTGAGGTCAACCGAGCAAGAACGCAGGGTGGTACTTACATTCATCCATACACTTATTGAAGAGCCCAGCAGTTTGGCAGGGCAGTTGCTGGATTCATTTTCAGAAATTGTTACCTGCAAGAGACTGCGCAGTGGTTTCTGTAGTAAGCTGTGGCACTAA
- the LOC135671976 gene encoding uncharacterized protein LOC135671976 produces MSVTTDDRSSSVFHLTGILFMVCMVVVVIFNCGDSKKKPKPRNNVVYYGGGGQNYATAATTSHSSGTAAKVAVGAAVGTVAGFVVADALVSDINSGGGGGGCGGGGCGGGCGGGCGG; encoded by the coding sequence ATGTCGGTCACCACTGACGACAGGAGCTCTTCCGTGTTCCATCTCACGGGAATCCTCTTCATGGTGTGTATGGTTGTTGTAGTTATCTTCAACTGCGGCGATAGCAAGAAGAAGCCCAAACCAAGGAACAACGTTGTGTACTACGGCGGGGGCGGCCAAAACTATGCTACTGCGGCGACGACAAGCCACAGCAGCGGTACCGCAGCCAAAGTCGCGGTTGGTGCTGCGGTAGGGACCGTCGCTGGTTTCGTCGTTGCTGATGCCCTCGTCAGTGATATCAatagcggtggcggtggcggcggctgTGGTGGCGGTGGCTGTGGTGGTGGATGCGGCGGCGGTTGCGGTGGCTGA